From Bdellovibrio sp. KM01:
GCTCGATATTTAGTGGTTCGTTCATGATGTCCAGGCCGATGATGATCTCGCCATTTTGGCCGTCTGCCAGACGCTCCGATTGGGCCCAGCGAACATGCATTTTTTGCAGTGGAATTTCTTTAAACAGAACATCACATTCAGTGGTGATGTTGGCTTTGAAGTATTGTTGAACCTGAGGCAGCTCTTCTGGCTTCACCATCACCGAACAGCCAAAGATACTGACGTCGTGAACAGGGGCTTTGTAGCCGCCAAAAGACAAGAAACAGGATTGAGGAGTTACAGCGCTGCGATCCTGTCTGATCGAACGCATCTGCGCCTTTTTCTCTACGCTAAAACCTTCTTGTTTTAATGCTTTTTCGCCCATGAATGTTCCTCCTCGAAATAACAATATTTTCTTATCGGGAGGATTTTTCGGATGTTAAATAAAAATCCGATTAGTTCGACTCCAGCTTGTACAGTCTGGACATAAATCTATGCATGTTTTGTAGGGGGGATAAAAAAAAGCCCGCTCTAGAGCGGGCTTTTTGAAGATTTGTAATCAAAATTTCTTAAACAGATCTAAGGTGCAGCTTCCACAACTTCATTCCCATTTGGAATTCCAGGTGAGCTACTTCCAATTCGCGTTTCAATTCCGCGAGCTTGTGGTCGTAAGCCTCTTTCAATTCTTCACGTTTACGAACTGCATCTGCTTTAAATTGTTCATAGTCTTCACGAAGTTTTTTGATTTTTGCCTGAGCTTCGATGATTTTTTCTTTCATCGCAACCAATTGCTCATCAGCGAAACCAACCTTTTTAAGTTCAGTCGACTCTGCCTGCAAGCGGGCTTTCAAAATCTCAACATTTGAAATTTGGCGAAGTTTGTAAGCTAGGCCCATATAGTTCAAAGTGTTGATGACCCATTTTGTCGGATCCCAGTGATACCATTTGATACCGTTGCGGTAATCGATTTGGAATTTATGGTGGAAGTTATGGTAACCTTCGCCATGAGTCAGAACCGCTACGAACCAAGAATCACGCGCCGAGATTTCTTTGGAATAAGTTTGTTTGCCCAATGTATGGCACAAAGAATTCACAAAGAAAGTTGATTGCTGAGTAAGGAAAATTCTTAGGCCACCGGCGATAACCAAGCCGCCCAACCAAGAACCCATTGCAGCACCAATCAAAGTTGGGACCACAAAGCCAGTAGCGATCGCTACATAGCCATAGTATTTATGCTGAAAGTTGATCATCCAGTCTTTTTCAAGATCTGGAGCTTGGATTTTTTGGTCTACAGAGTCCTTAAAGAACATCCAGCCCATATGTGCGTACCAGAAACCTTCATTGATGTTGTAAGGATCCTTTTCGCCATCGATATGCGTATGGTGACGACGGTGATCAGAAGACCATTTCAATGCAGAGCCTTGGAATGCAGAAGCACCAATTAGCAAAAAGATCGCCTTAGCCACTGGATGTGCATCATAGCTTTTGTGTGAAAATAAACGGTGATAACCTGCAGTGATGCTTAAATTTGTAGCAGCTGCGAAAACAAGCGCAAAAAGTGCGATTCCCAACTCAAAGCCGTGCATATAGAAGTAAATCGGCATGAGGATGAACGTGATCAGCGGGTTTAGCGTCAGAAAAAGCGCCACTGGCCATTCAATTCTTTTCTTTGTCATTTGTACCTCTCACTAAAAATCTAACAGACGGGCAATCTTTTCGATACATAATTCACCCCTGCGCCAATAAGTGTCGCGTCCTGAAGCACCATTTAGGACGGGGTTGGAGCGGCTTGTTAAACTTGTACTCCGCTACGTTCGATGTCAGGGGAGATGAAAGATAATTATTTTTCGTAAACAACGTGGGAAAACAGACCTTTGTCCCAAAGTCATTTGGCAAAATAGATGTTAGCGTCATGATATGTACATCGATGTTGTTCGACCGGAAACCTGGGATGAGCTCAATGACTCTTTAAAAACGCAAATGGGATTGCCAGATCCTTTGCGGGCTCGTGCCTATAAAGGCTTGGCCCATGCCGTGTTCGAGATCACTCAAGGCAGTGCTCAATTTCTTGCGCATAAAAAAGCGATCGGATTTATCAAAGGTCAAACACCTGCCTTTGAAAACCTGCTGCCGTACTATTACAAAGAAACTTACGAAGTAAATATTCTGTCGCACCTGCAATTGCAGGATGTGAAAACGTGGGCTGACGGATTAAAAAAAGAAACCAACTTCGTGGTTTTTGCAGAGGATCATCCTGTCACGGGGGAAACATATCCCTTCGTGGATGAACTCGATAGAATTCTGAACGAAAAACGCATCTATTCTTTCCGTATCTCTCATTTCAAACATTTTCACGAAAAGACAGAGGCCTTGCGCCCCTATTCGGTTCGTCTTTGTTCCTACACTGGAAATCTATCACTCGCGATTTTGGGTGAAAGATTCCGCTGTCCTCCGATGATGGTGCAAAACATGGACTGGAACCACGCGGATGTTTTGCAAGAAGCGCTTCTGGCAAGTGAAGGACGAAAATTGAATCCGAATTTGATTGGCTCTTTTGAAGGTTCTTTTCAGGATATCGCCAAGCCTTACTTTAATTCTGAACAGACACGTCTGTATGATCGTGCGGTCCTTATCTTTAAAAACACCAGTGCCGAAGCATTGGCGGAAAAGGTCTTTGCAAAACTGGGAATCTCAGTTGAAGAAGGCTGGTTGCAATTGGACAGCACCAATATGTGTCACTGGTCGGGTGTAAAAATGTTCTCGCATTGGTGGGAGCCATCTCCGTCCAATGAAACGCTGCGAGGTTTGCTGATCGTGAGCCCGATAATTCTGGAGAATCCTCAATTTGCGACCTTCCTTCGCGAAAGTTATCAAGAACTGCTTGAAGAGCAGACTTGGACCGTCTAAACATGGGGAATGTCCCAAGCTAAAGATAAATTTATAATTTTGCGCAAAATGAAGTACGGCGAGTCCGACTTGATTTTGCACGCAATTTCTCCTCAGGGAGAGAAGTTATCTTTCATTGCTCGCGGCGCTTTAAAAAGTAAAAAGCGTTTCGGCGGCGGGATTCTGGAACCCACGCACTTTGTCTCCTTCACTTACAAAGAGAGTTCGGACGAGGGGAAGCTGCACACGTTGCAGGAAGCTTCCTTAATCAATGATTTCCCCGGTATTCGCCAAGACTACGATCATCTGGAATTTGCTCTGCATGTTTTAGATTGCGTGGGCAAGGTTTCGCAAGAAGGGGATAAGCATTCCGATTTTCTGTTCAATCTTTTAGGTCACACCTTAAAGTCGATTGAAATCGCGCAAGACGTTTTAGTGTTAAAGATGCATTTCTATCTGCGCTTCTTGCTTCAACAAGGTGTGATTCAACCAGAACCGTGGATGGGCCCGTTCCTAAAAACAAATCTTGCAGAAACCAATACGCTGGTGATCCATCGCCAAGTCGTCGACGAAGAATTAAATAACGTCGAAAATATGGTAAGACATTATATTGCTCACGCAGTAATCTAAAAGGTTATTTGCCTTTGCCTAATGGGTGAAGTGCTTCCATTGTTCGCGCTAGTTGATCGATTCCAAGGTGAGTGTACTTTTCTGTCGCCTGCAAGCTTTCGTGGCCGAGCATTTCCTGCAGCGTGCGCAAGTTTGCTCCGCTGGATAACAGATGAGTGGCGAAACTGTGTCTTAAGGCATGGGGATGCAGTGGCTTTAGAAGTCCTGCGCGTTGGCCGCTTTGGCGAACCATCTCATAGGCAGTTCTTTGCACCAGAGGTGCATCACCGAAAACATAGTCGCTGAAACCTGATTCCTTTTTCCATTTCTGCAGGGCTTGAACGGTCAGGTTTGGTAAAGCGACAACTCGTTCTTTGTTTCCCTTACCCATCACGCGCAAAGTTTTCTGCTGAAGCTGAACAGAATCCCAACGTAAAGTGCACGCTTCACTGATCCGCAAACCTCCGCCATAAAGCAGAAGGAACAGGACCTTTTCTCGTAAGGGAACCTGGTGTTTTCCATCGAAGGCATGCAGGACCGCCAAGGCTTCATCGACGCTGATGAAGTGGGGCAGTTTCCGCGGCACCTTAGGGCAAGTGACCTGCAGGGACAGATCTCTCTCTAAAAGGCTCTCAATCACATAGGCCCAATGGAAGAAGCTTTTCAAAGTAGCAGCTTTTCGGTTCCTGGAAGCCAGAGAAAGGGGAGCCCAGCGGTTGAAAGCAGCCCTCACCGCAGCCATCAATTCAGCCTCAGTATATGAGTTTTTATTCGATTGTGAGGATTTGTCTAATTCGAAAGCCTGCTGCAAATCCAGGGTGTAGTGCTTGATTGTAAGGGGTGAGGCTGACTTAATAAAAGTCATGTATTTCAGATATTTATCTATGTTTTGAGAGAGCTGAAAAGCCTTGCTCATAAGCACCCTAAAGTATCGGCTCCGGGCATGGTTAATAAAAAAATTCTAACGCCATGCATTTTTTTTATTGAAAAAGGTACAGGACTAAGGTTATAACTCAATGCGTCGGAAGCGTCTCACACTGAGTCATTCAAAGTGAGACAGCATCCAAAACTCTTATGAAGAACGTTACCGAAAGGTGGAGCCATGAACGATAACAATTCTACGATCCTGCCCTCTTCTCAGAATGCTAACCAAGTTATGTGGAATACAAACACAACTTCCAAAGTGATGGAAAACAAGACCATTGTCTACACTTCCGAAGTTATGGGCAACCTGATGAAAATGATTGATCGCGTAGCTCCATCAGGCGCAAACATCCTGGTTCTTGGTGAGTCAGGGACAGGTAAAGAGTTGATCGCTCGCTCTATCCACGATCGTTCAAGCCGCAAAAACAAACCGTTTGTTGCAATCAACTGCGGTGCTCTTCGTGAGACCTTGCTTGAGTCTGAACTATTCGGTCACGAAAAAGGTTCTTTCACTGGCGCTTACAACCGTAAAATCGGTTTGGCTGAAGCGGCTAACGGCGGGACATTGTTCCTGGACGAAATCGGTGAATTGGATCCAGCTATCCAAGCTAAGCTTTTGCGCTTCATTCAAGAAGGCGAAATGTTCCGCGTAGGTGGCAAAGACCCTATCAAAGTAGATATCCGTTTGATCTGTGCTACGAACCGTGAGTTGGACCAAGAAGTTGTTCGCGGTAACTTCCGTGAAGACTTGTTCTATCGTATCAACACGATCGTAGTAAGTGCTCCACCACTTCGTCGTCGTAAGGAAGATATCCCTTCATTGGTAAATCACTTCCTTAACAACTCTCAACACGCATACTTGAACCGTGGTCGTACGGTTTCTGACGATGCGATGAAAATTTTGATGAAGTACGAGTGGCCAGGTAACATCCGTGAACTTCAAAACGTATGTGAGCGTCTTCAGATTTTGTCTGATGGTCACATGATCATGTTGAACGATCTTCCAGAGAACATCAGAAACCCTGAGACTCAAAAAGACGTGATCGAATACGATCCAAACATGACTTTGCACGATCTTGAAAAACGTTACATCTTGAAGGCTCTTCAGCACTTCGGTGGTAACAAAACTCAAGCTGCTAATAACTTGGGTATCACGATCAAGACTCTTTATAACAAACTTCACGAGTACGGCGAGTTCGAAAAATTCGCAGTTCACACGAAGCCAGCTAAGTAGTCGACCTATGCTCCGGCACTGTCGGAGCGGCTCTTCGAAAATTGACTAACGTTCTAAGGCCCTGTGGGGGTTCCTCTCTCTTCCCCTCACAGGGCTTTTTTATTTCCTGGAACCTCATGATTCAACTGCGCTTCTTGGAGCGGCGGGGATTGTCTCTGTTTAATACGTTTACACCTGAGCCTGTGTTTATTTCAATTTGAGGGTGGTCTGGATCGTGCTTTGTTAGTTGGTGTTGAAAAACTAACTTTTGCCCATCATTGGGCGTACGAGGCGGAATTATGAAATCATTTAAAGTTTTTATCGCAACAGCAGTAGTCACTTTGAGTGCTTCAGTAGGCTTAGCGACTATGTCTCAAAGACCTGATCAAGTTAATGTGTGTGTTCAGTCTCTGATGAACTTCCGTTTAAATCAGGTGGATCAATCACAAGCGTATATTTCTTGTAACTCTGGAACACGTGAAGACGGTGCTGCTTTCGCAACTTGTATGGCGAACATGAACTATGTCGGTTTGCCAATGGGTATCGCTCAAGCGCAAAGTCCTAAATCAATCACCGCTACTGAGGTTTGTGCTAGCAGCAGATCTTCTCAACAAGAATCAGATTTCTTGAACTGCGTGTACGATGCGAAAAAATCGATGTCGGCTGAAGAATCAGCTCGTCGTTGTGCTTTGGTGGTGCCGGGTATCTATAAACAACAAAGCCAGTTAACTAATGGCGATATCTTCGTTCCAATGAGTGAAGAGGCGGCTCGCCAACAAGCGATCCAAGAACTTACGGCTCGCGAAAATGGCACTTACACTAGCGGTCGTCAGGAATACCGCCGTCAAGCGCCAGCTCCGGTTCACCAATACCAACCTTCTGCACAAACAGAAGATACTACTGGTTCAATGTCTGACCTTCCAGAAGTTGAATAGTTAGATTTTCGCGACCGCCGCGATAATGTCGGCGGCATCGTGATAAAGCCCAAAACCAAATCTTAAACGTGAGCCCCGGGAGTCCGTATAAAGACCCCGGGTTTTCATTTTTTTAACCAGCTCGGAAGTCGCTTCTGTCGACGGTAGGTCGAAAGTTAAAAAGTGACCATGGTTTTTTAATTCAGAAACCAGCAAGCTTCCGCGATTCACCAAAGGATGTTTTACCTTTTCCAGTTCTTCTAAAAATAACTGCTGATTTTGTTGAACGATCTGATGAATCTTTGTAACCGTCAGGCCTTCGTCTTTGAATTTCTCAAGTGTGGCGATCAAGCGGTACATGGCCGTAAAGTCCATAGTGCTTCCCGCATATTGAAGGGCATCCACCGGATAACCAACCTCATCGCCAATGGCTGAAAGTTTTGAAAGCTCCGCAAACCAGCCGGTGTACATTGGGCGGTGACGAGTCGCCGGCGGAACATACAAGAAGCAACACCCTTCGCCACCCTGAGCATATTTATAAGATCCACCCAGATAGAAAACTTTGTCCTGAATCGGTTTTATATTTAACGGGACCGCCATAAAGGAATGGTAGCCATCAATTATGAACGGGCAGTCAGACGGAGCATCTTTCGCCAGGCGCTCCACATCACAAACCAATCCTGAATTAAAGAACACATGACTTAAAAAAATCAAGTTCCAGTCAGCAGCTTCCATAGCCTGCTCAAAGCGCTCGTGAAAAGTATCAAAGGGTTGTGTCGGTACTTTTACCACTTCAAATTGGGGCAACTCGGATAGGCGGTTGATTTGACGATCAAAAGAATAAAACTCCGAATCTGTCGTTAGCACGCGAATTTTATTTCCCCAATCCAAGGAACTCAACAGGCGAAAAACAAACTCATGAGTGTTCGGGGCAAAGACGATTTGTTCAGGGTGGGAAAGATTCAGAACTTCCGAAATCAGTTTTTGCGCTTGAGGCACCTTCACTGAAAAGATGTGCTCCCATTTTCCATCGACATATTTGGTCGTATCGTCCCAGTATTGCAGTTGGGCTTCGCGGGTGACATCCGGCCAGTAGTGATGACTATGGCAGGCAAAGTGAAGTTGGGCAGGGTTCGCTTTCAGGAATCTTTGATACAGATGTTTGTACATCAGGCGATGATAATAAAAAAGGGAGTCGTTGACTCCCTTTTTTTAATCGCACTATGCAATTTTAAGATTAGAAGTAACCTTCGTCGTCGCCTTCTTCATCTTCTTCGTCTTCGTCGTCGTCATCATTAGACTTTTCTTGCATGTCGTCTTCAGATTCTTCGTCTTCCATGTCTTCGAAAGAGTCGTCAGAAGCTTCAGCTTCTTCTTCGTCGTTCCATTCGTCATCAGAAGATACAGATTCTTCTTCGATATCAACGATTGCATCCATTTCAGTTTCGTCGTCGAAATCAGAAGCGATTTCCACTGGCGCTACTGCTGCTTTTACTTCTTTTTCAGCTTTAGGTGCTTTTGGAGCCTTAGGCGCAGCGGCTTTTTTTGGAGCTGCTTTTTTCGCTGCAGGTTTTTTAGCGGCTTTTTTAGGAGCGGCTTTCTTTGCAGCAGCTTTTTTAGGAGCAGCCTTTTTAGGAGCAGCCTTTTTAGCTGGCTTAGCGGCTTTCTTAGTTACTTTTTTAGCGGCTTTTTTAGGAGCTGCTTTTTTCGCAGGTTTTGCAGCTTTTTTAACTGCTTTTTTTGCTGGCTTTGCAGCCTTTTTAGTTACTTTTTTTGCAGGTTTTGCTTTTGCTTTTTTCTTTGCCATGGCGTTGCTCCCTCGAGGTAGTCGTATGTAAAAATCCAATGCCCTCATAGACTAACGAGGTTTGGCAGGTGAGGCAATTCAAAATAGAATTTCAACATTTAGTCTGGTTCAGAGGGGAAACGCCTTTCATTACCGAAATAAAAGGGCGAACAAAAGTTTTTACTCAAGGGACTCACTTCATTGAAGTCAAGAGCGATTGAGCCGGGTGAGAGCAAGATGCTAAGGGTGTCTAAGTATTTGATTTTAATGCGCAAAATAAAAAACCCGGCAAGTTTCCTTACCGGGTTCAAGTTCTTTAAGTAACTTCGTTCAGTCCGTTGAGCCGAAATTAACCGATTAGTTTCAAAGCCAATTGGTTAGTTTGGTTCGCTTGAGCCAAAGTTGAAGTACCAGCTTGCAACAAGATGTTGTTACGAGTCATCTCTGAAGAAGCTTGAGCAACGTCTGTGTCACGGATACGTGAGTTAGCTGCAGACATGTTCTCAACTGTTACACCCAAGTTGTCTACTGTTGAAGTCAAACGATTTTGAAGGGCACCCAAGTTAGCGCGTGTACCATTCACTGAAGTTTGAGCGTCATCAAGTTTGTTCAAAGACTCTTGAGCACCTTCTTTAGAAGAGAAGTCGATACCAGCAAGACCCAAAGAATCCAAAGTAGCTACGTTTTCTTGCGCTTTGAAGGAGATACGATCTTCTTCTGCGTTGTTATGGATACCTACTTGGAAATCGAAGCTTGGTGAAGAACCATCCAACAATTTCGTAGTACCCCAAGTTGTAACGTTAGCGATACGTTGCATTTCGTCTTTAAGCTGAACAACCTCTTTATTCAACATGCCACGCTCTTTGTCACCGATAGTGTCAGAAGAAGCCTGGATACCTAGCTCACGTAGACGTACGATGATGTTACCGATTTCATTCAAGCCACCCTCAGCAGTTTGAACCATAGAGATACCATCGTTCGCATTGCGTTGTGCTTGATTAGCAGAGCGGATCTGAGCTTTGAAGCTTTCAGAAATCGCCAAACCTGCAGCATCGTCAGCAGCTTTATTGATACGTGAACCAGAAGCCAATTTCGCCATTGAATCGTTGATAGTTCTTTGTGAACCAACCAAGTTTCTTTGAGCGTTAATAGCAGCCATGTTTGTTGTTACTCTCATTCCCATTTTAAATTCCTCCGTTAATATTTGTTTTTCATATTCATAACCTTCCTTGATTGTTGTTTTGGGATTGCAGAACCTACTCTGCTTTCCCGGCACTGACATCCGAGTCTGTGCTTTAGCCTTTTAGCCTTTGGGACCATGCTGTGCTTTATGTTCATTCAGGTTTCTCAACCTCTTGTTCCAGCGCACAGCTTTGAACAATCTGTTGTTCATTATTATTTCATCCTTGAAGGCCCTCCTTTCGGTATTAGCAAGAGAGTGACCTTCTCTCTTGACTCCTTCTGAGTGAATCTTTGATGTGATTAAGATCGGGATTTGTAGGGTTGTCTTGACAGGACGAGAGGCGGGTTTTGTCTTTTTTAAACAATACTAGTCGAAGGCCGGATCCTGGATTCCCGACGTAGGATTGTCCTGAATCACTAAGATACAATACTTTCAGAGGGAAAACGGGCGTTTTCCTCGACTAAGATAATGTCAAAGTTTCCATTGCGACGATGGTTGGAAGTGGCTGTGATAATAAACATCGCCGAGTGTTAACAATCCTACTGTCACGTGAACGAAAACATCCAACAATTTATAAATGCAAATTGAAAAAAGTCGCGAGCCCTATCGAAGTTCAATCGTGGAAATTGCTAAAACGGAGCCCTCACCCGAACAAGGACTGTCGTCATCAGAGGCAAGTTTGCGACTGCAGAAGTATGGACTCAATGTGTTTCCGACAAAGAAACCCAAGCCTCTTTGGCAGATATTCTTAGGACAGTTTTTGAGTCCTCTTATTTACATTCTTCTGGTAGCGGGAATCATTGCCATTCTTATTGGTGATGCCAGAGATGCTATTTTTATCGCCGTTATTTTACTAATAAACTCAATTATTGGGACGACTCAGGAGAAGAGTGCACAGAACAGTGCTTTAGCCTTACGTCGCATGGCTGAAACTAAATCATTGGTATTAAGAGATGGGGAGAAGCGAGAAATTCCGTCACTGGAAATTGTGGTTGGAGACGTTGTGCTATTGGAATCTGGAAATAAGGTGCCTGCAGATTTGCGACTTCTGGCGACTCACGCCTTGGAAGTCGATGAGTCCTTGCTTACGGGAGAGTCTCTGACGGTTTTTAAATATGCGGAATCAATTTCTGAGGAACATGCTTCCTTAGGTGATCGAAAAAATATGGCTTTTACGGGCTCTTTGGTAGTTCGAGGTCGGGGGAAGGGCTTGGTGACGGCTGTCAGTATTCAGACGGAGTTGGGAAAAATTGCCAATTCCCTGAATATAGAAGAGTCCGCGGGAACACCGCTTTTGATTCGTATGGAAAAACTCACTCAGAATATCGCTATTTCATTGCTGGTGGTGACGGCTGTCATGGCGGGGCTTCTTTTTTGGAGGGGACACAATTACTATGATGTATTGGTATTCAGTGTAGCATTGGCTGTTTCAGCGATTCCCGAAGGTCTTCCCGTCGCTTTGACAGTGGCTTTAGCTGTCGCCAGTCGTCGCATGGCCAAGAAAAATGTAATCGTCAGAAAACTTCCTGCGGTTGAAGCGCTGGGCTCGTGTAACTATATTGCGACCGACAAAACTGGAACTCTGACGGTGAATCAGCTGACAGTACAAAAGATTGTAACGCCCGACGGGAAAGAGCACGTCATTGAGGGGAGCGGTCTAGATCCCGGCAACGTACACGTCGTTGACAGCCAGTTGGCCTCGCTCATTCGGTGCGGAGTTTTGTGCAATGAGGCTCAGCTTTTTCAACAGGAAGGCGTTTGGATGGGCCACGGAGATTCTGTCGATCTGGCCTTCTTAGTTCTGGGGCGAAAGGGGCAGATCAGTGCGGTCTCTGATGATTTACTGATCGATGATATTCCGTTCGAGCCAGAGCACCAATACGCGGCGACGTTGCATGCCGGAGTCGAACAAAATCCGCTAATATCTGCGAAGGGTGCCGTTGAAAAATTGCTTCCGATGTGTGATCGAATGTACGTGAACGGCCATAAACACCATCTTTCTTCCGAGCAGATTTTAAAGCAGGCTGATCGGATGGCCGAGGCGGGATATCGAGTTTTAGCCTTGGCAGGAAAGTCTGTCTCCGGGGCGGTAAAAGAAATTCAAAAGCCGCTCACAGGACTGACTTTTTATGGGCTTGTCGGAATGATCGATCCCTTGCGCCCAGACGCTGCTCAGGCGGTTCGTCACTGTCAACGTGTGGGTATTCGTGTTGCTATGGTGACAGGAGATCATCCCAAGACCTCACTTGCGATTGCTAGACAGTTGGACCTAGCTCACTCGATCGACGATGTGGTAACGGGCCCTGCATTGAAAAAATGCAAAGGCGGAGTTGAACTCATTAAGTTGATTTCCTTGGCGAAAGTGTTTGCGCGTGTTGAACCACAACAGAAGTTACAGATCGTTCAAAGTTTAATTGCGCAAGGCTATTTTGTTGCCGTCACCGGTGATGGTGCTAACGATGCGCCAGCGTTGAAAGCGGCGAATGTGGGGGTGGCGATGGGTCTTAGCGGAACCGATGTTGCCAAGGAAGCAGCCGACCTGATTGTGACCGATGACAAGTTTTCATCCATAGTCGCAGGAGTCGAGCAGGGACGCATTGTTTATAATAATCTTCGCAAGGTCGTTTATCTTTTAATTTCCACAGCTGCCGCCGAAATGCTGATCTTTGTGTTAAGTATTATATTCGATACCCCAATGCCCCTGACAGCAGCGCAAATTTTGTGGCTAAATCTTGTAACTAATGGAATTCAAGACATTGGATTGTCCTTTGAGCCCGGTGAGGGGGATGAGCTGGACCATCGTCCACGCAGGCCCAATGAGCCGATATTTGATCGCTTGATGTTAGAACGAGTGATTTTATCGGCCGTCGTCATTGGGGGGATGGGTTATTGGTATTTCCACCAGCTTTTGCAGAGTGGAATTGGCATCGACATGGCTCGCAATGATCTATTGCTCTTCTTAGTGTTGTTCGAAAATTTGATGCTGGGAAATTGCCGTTCAGAAGAAAAATCGATTTTTAAACTCAACCCTCTTCGTAATCCATTTTTATTGGGCGGAGCGGTTCTCGCGCAAGGCATTCATATTGCTGCGATGTACACTCCAGGTTTAAGTGACCTGCTTGGGGTGGGAGCGGTTCCAGTTCAGGAATGGGTTCGAATGCTGATGATGGCTATATCTGTTTTGGCGGTCATTGAGATTCATAAGCTCATAAAAATTCGGGGCCTGAAGGCTCGACTGGCCACCGGCTAAACGATTTCGATAAAACGGCAGAAAGCCATGTTTCCTGCCAATTCATACTGGTGATTTTGAACGGCTTTAAGGTGATGGCGGGTGTCGTACCCAATGGTACAAGTTTTTTCGCCATCAAAATGGGTGCAGTCTTCGCATGAAAAGCGAGTGTCATACTTCATAAAGTCGCTAGGATTGACTCTGTCCTTATGCATCGAGGGACGGATGCGGGGCTGAGATTTTCCCTTTCCTTTAGGATTAACAATACCAGGCATTTTATCGATTCCTTAGAGTTGACAATGGCGAAATAGACCTCATCCTTTAAGCAGATGGAGGTGATATGAGCAATGATATTGAAAAAATGACGCGAAAAAGCCAAGAGGCAATGCAGGCCGCTGCAAAGCTGGCTGAACGCAAGTCAAACCCATCTGTTGAGCCTGAACATCTCTTGTTAGAGCTGGTACAGCAAAGTGAGGGGATCATCCCTCGTCTTCTAGACAAACTAAACGTCGCTCAAGCGGACTTCTTGAGTGAACTTCGTAAAAAAGTCGATCGCTTTCCGACTGTCACGGGTGGCGGGCAAAAACAGTTTGCCAGTCCACGCCTGGAGAAAATTTTCCGCGGGGCGGAGGTTGAGGCAGACGAGTGGGGCGATGCCTATATTTCAACAGAACACTTCTTTTTAGCGATGCTAAAAGGAACTGATGGAGAGTTGAATGCATTCTTTAAAAAGTTCAACCTGACCTCAGATAAAGTTAAAAACTCTTTA
This genomic window contains:
- a CDS encoding tyrosine-type recombinase/integrase; translated protein: MSKAFQLSQNIDKYLKYMTFIKSASPLTIKHYTLDLQQAFELDKSSQSNKNSYTEAELMAAVRAAFNRWAPLSLASRNRKAATLKSFFHWAYVIESLLERDLSLQVTCPKVPRKLPHFISVDEALAVLHAFDGKHQVPLREKVLFLLLYGGGLRISEACTLRWDSVQLQQKTLRVMGKGNKERVVALPNLTVQALQKWKKESGFSDYVFGDAPLVQRTAYEMVRQSGQRAGLLKPLHPHALRHSFATHLLSSGANLRTLQEMLGHESLQATEKYTHLGIDQLARTMEALHPLGKGK
- a CDS encoding flagellin gives rise to the protein MGMRVTTNMAAINAQRNLVGSQRTINDSMAKLASGSRINKAADDAAGLAISESFKAQIRSANQAQRNANDGISMVQTAEGGLNEIGNIIVRLRELGIQASSDTIGDKERGMLNKEVVQLKDEMQRIANVTTWGTTKLLDGSSPSFDFQVGIHNNAEEDRISFKAQENVATLDSLGLAGIDFSSKEGAQESLNKLDDAQTSVNGTRANLGALQNRLTSTVDNLGVTVENMSAANSRIRDTDVAQASSEMTRNNILLQAGTSTLAQANQTNQLALKLIG
- a CDS encoding sigma-54-dependent Fis family transcriptional regulator, translated to MNDNNSTILPSSQNANQVMWNTNTTSKVMENKTIVYTSEVMGNLMKMIDRVAPSGANILVLGESGTGKELIARSIHDRSSRKNKPFVAINCGALRETLLESELFGHEKGSFTGAYNRKIGLAEAANGGTLFLDEIGELDPAIQAKLLRFIQEGEMFRVGGKDPIKVDIRLICATNRELDQEVVRGNFREDLFYRINTIVVSAPPLRRRKEDIPSLVNHFLNNSQHAYLNRGRTVSDDAMKILMKYEWPGNIRELQNVCERLQILSDGHMIMLNDLPENIRNPETQKDVIEYDPNMTLHDLEKRYILKALQHFGGNKTQAANNLGITIKTLYNKLHEYGEFEKFAVHTKPAK
- a CDS encoding fatty acid desaturase; this translates as MTKKRIEWPVALFLTLNPLITFILMPIYFYMHGFELGIALFALVFAAATNLSITAGYHRLFSHKSYDAHPVAKAIFLLIGASAFQGSALKWSSDHRRHHTHIDGEKDPYNINEGFWYAHMGWMFFKDSVDQKIQAPDLEKDWMINFQHKYYGYVAIATGFVVPTLIGAAMGSWLGGLVIAGGLRIFLTQQSTFFVNSLCHTLGKQTYSKEISARDSWFVAVLTHGEGYHNFHHKFQIDYRNGIKWYHWDPTKWVINTLNYMGLAYKLRQISNVEILKARLQAESTELKKVGFADEQLVAMKEKIIEAQAKIKKLREDYEQFKADAVRKREELKEAYDHKLAELKRELEVAHLEFQMGMKLWKLHLRSV
- a CDS encoding aminotransferase class V-fold PLP-dependent enzyme gives rise to the protein MYKHLYQRFLKANPAQLHFACHSHHYWPDVTREAQLQYWDDTTKYVDGKWEHIFSVKVPQAQKLISEVLNLSHPEQIVFAPNTHEFVFRLLSSLDWGNKIRVLTTDSEFYSFDRQINRLSELPQFEVVKVPTQPFDTFHERFEQAMEAADWNLIFLSHVFFNSGLVCDVERLAKDAPSDCPFIIDGYHSFMAVPLNIKPIQDKVFYLGGSYKYAQGGEGCCFLYVPPATRHRPMYTGWFAELSKLSAIGDEVGYPVDALQYAGSTMDFTAMYRLIATLEKFKDEGLTVTKIHQIVQQNQQLFLEELEKVKHPLVNRGSLLVSELKNHGHFLTFDLPSTEATSELVKKMKTRGLYTDSRGSRLRFGFGLYHDAADIIAAVAKI
- the recO gene encoding DNA repair protein RecO, giving the protein MSQAKDKFIILRKMKYGESDLILHAISPQGEKLSFIARGALKSKKRFGGGILEPTHFVSFTYKESSDEGKLHTLQEASLINDFPGIRQDYDHLEFALHVLDCVGKVSQEGDKHSDFLFNLLGHTLKSIEIAQDVLVLKMHFYLRFLLQQGVIQPEPWMGPFLKTNLAETNTLVIHRQVVDEELNNVENMVRHYIAHAVI